GATCCGCGCCGCGGTGGAGGCGGGGACCATCCCCGGCGCGGCGCTGGCGGTGGGCCGCAGGGGCGGGCTGGTGCGGCTGCGGGGGTACGGGCGGACGGGCGGCGGCGGGGGGGCGGTGGACGCAACCGAGACGCTGTACGACGTCGCCTCGCTCACCAAGGTGGCCGCGACCACGGCCGCGGTGATGGCGCTGGCGGACGAGGGACGGCTCCGCCTGGACGCGCCGGTGCGCCGCTACCTCCCCGGCTTCACCGGGAAGTGGAAGGGGAGCGTGACGGTGCGCCAGCTCCTGACGCACACCGCGGGGCTCCCCGCGGGCGAGTGGCTGTACGGCAGCACCCGCTCCCCCGAGACCGCGCTGCGCCGCTCCATGCGCGCCCCGCTGGTGCGCCCCCCGGGACAGGCGATGGTGTACAGCGACTTCGGCTTCATCCTCCTGGGCGCCCTGGTGGAGGCGGCGGCCGGGGAGCCGCTGGACCGGTACCTCGCCCGCCGGGTGTACGCGCCCCTGGGGATGGAGTCCACCCTCTTCATCCCGCCCGACGTGCTCCGCCCGGTGACGGTCCCCACGGCGCAGCGCTCCGAGCGGGAGTACACGCTGGCCGGGACGGTGCACGACGCCAACGCCTTCCGCCTGGGCGGGGTCGCGGGGCACGCTGGCCTCTTCTCCACCGCGGCCGACCTGGCCGTGTTCGCGCAGACGCTGCTGAACGGTGGGAGCTACGGCACGCACCGGGTCTACTCGCCGGAGACGGTGCGCGGCTTCACCGCGGCGCGCGCCCGACCGGGGAACCGCGCCCTGGGATGGGACGTCCCCGCGCAGCGCAGCTCCGCCGGAAGCTACTTCTCCACGCGCTCGTACGGCCACACCGGCTTCACCGGCACCTCGCTCTGGATCGACCCGGAGCGCGACCTGTTCGTGGTGCTGCTCACCAACCGCACCTACGACAACGCCTCGCCGCGCGCGATGCTGGAGCTGCGCGAGCGGGTGCACGACGCCGTCGCGCGCTCCATCGGCGACGCGACGGTCCGCCCGCGCCCGGGGAGCCCCGCCGCCATCGAGGAAGAGCGGAAGGCCAGGGCCGAGCGGGAGCGCATCCGGCGGCAGAAGCAGCGTCCCAAGCCCCGGCCGCGGCCGGGGCGGCGGCGGGGTGACGGGGCGGGCGGGGCTCAGTAGCGGATCAGCGACAGCACCTCGTAGCCCTCCAGCGCCCTGCGTCCCTCCAGGAACTCCAGCTCGATCACGAACGCACATGCGGCCACCGTCGCGCCGAGCGCCTCCACCAGGTGCGCGCCGGCACGGGCCGTGCCGCCGGTGGCGAGCAGGTCGTCCACCACCAGCACCCGCTCCCCCGGCCGCACCGCGTCGGCGTGCATCTCCAGGACGCTGGTCCCGTACTCCAGCGCGTACTCGCGGCTCACCTTGTCGTGCGGCAGCCGCCCCGGCTTGCGGATGGGGACGAAGCCCACGCCCAGCGCCATCGCCACGGGCGCGCCGAAGACGAACCCGCGCGACTCGATCCCCGCCACCGCGTCGATCCCGGCCTCCCGGTACTCCGCCGCGAAGCGGTCCACCACCTCGCGCAGCCCCCCGGGGTCGCGCAGGAGCGGGGTCACGTCGCGGAAGAGGATCCCGGGGATGGGGAAGTCGGGGATGTCGCGGACCAGCTCTCTCAGGTGCTCCACGGGCGGAGGCTCCGGCTCGGGGGGACGCGGCGTCGGGACGGCGGACAAGATAGGCCGCGCCCCCCGGCCCTGCCACCGGCACGGTCGTTGCGCGGGCATGACGGGCCCGAGCCCCGTGCGGGGCAGGCACTTACCGACGGACTGGAGGGATCACATGGGCGGCAAGCAGATGGAAGGGAACAACGAGCAGCGGCGCCAGGCGGCCCGGGAGGCGCGCGAAGAGGGGAAGCAGCCGAGCGAGGTGGGGCGCACGCTGGGGGCGAGCAAGCAGCGCACCGAGGCGGACGACAGCATGAGCCACCAGGAGCGGCTGGACCTCAAGCGCGAGGGCAAGAACTCCGGCGTCGAGGCCCCGGAGGCGCGGCCGGGGAGCCGCGACCCGGACACCGCGGACCGCGACGAGCCCCGCCTCTGAGCACGGAAGGGGTCCGGGACGCTCCCGGACCCCTCCGTCTTCCGGCCGCCGGCGCCCCCGCTATTCGGAAAGGACGCCGCGGTAGGCGTTCCAGTCGTCCAGCACCATCCCGGCACCGCGGACCACGCAGGTGAGCGGCTCGTCGTCCACGTGGATGTGGAGGCTGGTGTCCTGCTGGAGGACGCGGTCCAGCCCGCGTAGCTGCGCTCCGCCGCCGGTCATGACGATCCCCTCGTCCACGATGTCGGAGGCCAGCTCGGGCGGGGTCACCTCCAGCGCCCGCCGGACCGCCCCCACGATGGCCTGGATCGGCTCCTGGATGCACTCCCGGATCTCGTCCGAGTGGATGCGGATGGTCTTGGGGATGCCGGAGATCAGGTCGCGCCCGTTGACGTCCATCTCCCGCGGCTCCACGGTGGGCGAGGCGGAGCCCACCTGGATCTTGATGGCCTCCGCGGTGGCCTCGCCCACCAGCAGGTTGTAGCCCTTCCGCATGAAGGCGACGATCGCCTCGTCCATCTCGTTGCCGCCCACGCGGATGGAGGCGTCGGCGACGATCCCCGACAGGGCGATGACGCCGATCTCGCTGGTCCCCCCGCCGATGTTCACCACCATGCTCCCCCGGGGCGAGGTGACGGGGAGCCCCACGCCGATCGCGGCGGCCATCGGCTCGGAGAGGAGGTACACCGACTTCGCGCCCGCCTGGGAGACGGCGGTGCGGACGGCGCGGCGCTCCATCTCGGTGATCCCGGAGGGGACGCCCACCACCACGCGCGGCCTGGCGCGGAAGAGGCCGCGGGGGAGGATCGTCTGGAGGAAGTGGCGGAGCATCAGCTCGGCCATGTCCACGTCGGCGATGACGCCGTCGCGCATGGGGCGGATGGCGACCGTCCCTTCCGGCGTGCGGCCGAGCATGCGCTTCGCTTCCAGCCCGATGGCGCGCACCCGGCGGGTGCGGCGCTCCACGGCCACCACGGAGGGCTCGTTCATGACGATCCCCTGGCCCTTGACCTGGATCAGGGTGTTGGCGGTTCCCAGGTCGATCGCGATGTCGGCCACTCGTGCTTCCCCGCTGAGGTTCCCCGCGCGCTCCCCGCCCGGGGGCGGGGGGTCGGACACCGGCGCCGCCCGGGGGTTCCCGCCCGGCTACGCCGCGAGCCGGAAATGTATCCCGCGCCGCCGCCGGGGGACAGTGCGGGCGCCGCACTTGCACTCCGGCGCCCCGCGATAGATGTTTGCGGGACACCTCCCACGCGAACCCGGACCCGGAGCCGCCATGTTCCACCGCACGACGGAGGGGATGCGGATCACCGCCCAGCCGTACTTTCTCCGCGACCACTCGGACCCGGAGGAGGAGCGGTACGTGTTCGCGTACCACGTCCGCATCGAGAACACCGGCGACGCGCCGGCGCAGCTCCTCTGGCGGCACTGGTACATCCACGACCCGGTGGGCGGCGACACGGAGGTGGAGGGTGAGGGCGTGGTGGGTGAGATGCCGCTGATCGGCCCGGGAGAGGCGCACGAGTACCAGAGCTTCTGCATGCTGCAGGGCCCCTCCGGCCACATGGACGGCTACTACGAGTTCCGCCGCCCGGACGGATCTAGGTTCCGCGCGGCGATCCCGCGCTTCCTGTTCCGGGTGTACGAGGCGTAGGGGCCCGCTGCGCGGGGAGTGCGAAGTGCGAGGTGCGAAACGGCGCCCCCGCCGGGAGATCCCGGTGGGGGCGCCGTCTGCTTGGGGAGCGGGGGTTAGGCCTGCGCGTGGTTGCGGCAGACGGAGAAGTCCACGCCTTCGAGGTCGGCGCCGTCCAGGACGGCGGCGTCCAGGTCCGCGCGGTCCAGGTTGGCGCCGCGGAGGTCCGCGCCGCGGAGCACCGCGCCCGACAGCTCCGCCTCGGTGAAGTCCGCGCCGCTCAGGTCCGCCCCCTCCAGCACCGCCCCCGACAGGTTGGCGCGGGCGAGCTTCGCCCCCGAGAGGCGCGCGCCGCGGGCGGTCACCCTGGAGAGGTCGGCGGTGCGGAGGTCGGCGCCGGAGAAGTCCGCCTCGTCGGCCTCGGCGTGGCGCAGGTTGGCGCCGTCCAGGTTGGCCCCGGCGAGCGTCGCCCGCCGCAGGTCCGCCTTGTGGAGGGTGGCCTCGTAGAGCGAGGC
The Longimicrobiaceae bacterium DNA segment above includes these coding regions:
- the apaG gene encoding Co2+/Mg2+ efflux protein ApaG translates to MFHRTTEGMRITAQPYFLRDHSDPEEERYVFAYHVRIENTGDAPAQLLWRHWYIHDPVGGDTEVEGEGVVGEMPLIGPGEAHEYQSFCMLQGPSGHMDGYYEFRRPDGSRFRAAIPRFLFRVYEA
- a CDS encoding adenine phosphoribosyltransferase → MEHLRELVRDIPDFPIPGILFRDVTPLLRDPGGLREVVDRFAAEYREAGIDAVAGIESRGFVFGAPVAMALGVGFVPIRKPGRLPHDKVSREYALEYGTSVLEMHADAVRPGERVLVVDDLLATGGTARAGAHLVEALGATVAACAFVIELEFLEGRRALEGYEVLSLIRY
- a CDS encoding rod shape-determining protein; this translates as MADIAIDLGTANTLIQVKGQGIVMNEPSVVAVERRTRRVRAIGLEAKRMLGRTPEGTVAIRPMRDGVIADVDMAELMLRHFLQTILPRGLFRARPRVVVGVPSGITEMERRAVRTAVSQAGAKSVYLLSEPMAAAIGVGLPVTSPRGSMVVNIGGGTSEIGVIALSGIVADASIRVGGNEMDEAIVAFMRKGYNLLVGEATAEAIKIQVGSASPTVEPREMDVNGRDLISGIPKTIRIHSDEIRECIQEPIQAIVGAVRRALEVTPPELASDIVDEGIVMTGGGAQLRGLDRVLQQDTSLHIHVDDEPLTCVVRGAGMVLDDWNAYRGVLSE
- a CDS encoding serine hydrolase, whose protein sequence is IRAAVEAGTIPGAALAVGRRGGLVRLRGYGRTGGGGGAVDATETLYDVASLTKVAATTAAVMALADEGRLRLDAPVRRYLPGFTGKWKGSVTVRQLLTHTAGLPAGEWLYGSTRSPETALRRSMRAPLVRPPGQAMVYSDFGFILLGALVEAAAGEPLDRYLARRVYAPLGMESTLFIPPDVLRPVTVPTAQRSEREYTLAGTVHDANAFRLGGVAGHAGLFSTAADLAVFAQTLLNGGSYGTHRVYSPETVRGFTAARARPGNRALGWDVPAQRSSAGSYFSTRSYGHTGFTGTSLWIDPERDLFVVLLTNRTYDNASPRAMLELRERVHDAVARSIGDATVRPRPGSPAAIEEERKARAERERIRRQKQRPKPRPRPGRRRGDGAGGAQ